One genomic segment of Coffea arabica cultivar ET-39 chromosome 6e, Coffea Arabica ET-39 HiFi, whole genome shotgun sequence includes these proteins:
- the LOC113694902 gene encoding uncharacterized protein isoform X1: MPSKKRKRVQERAAIHPRNKYSENPPDFGALASIYPSFKPYVFYSSRDGRPRIDWTDYNATRELTRVLLLHDHGLNWWIPDGQLCPTVPNRSNYIHWIEDLLSSDIIPDCRADGDAVKGFDIGTGANCIYPLLGASLLGWRFVASDVTDVALEWAERNVTSNPHISELIEIRKVDNAKTIVEEKDLHSGLGRDNESIEDLGNTRAVMIGPEPSSSLELQSMVEKNYHGPPILAGVVKDEEKFDFCMCNPPFFETMEEAGLNPKTACGGTAQEMVCPGGEKAFITRIVEDSVQLKQSFRYICSESCLIPRWYTSMIGRKSNLKILISRLREVGVTVVKTTEFVQGQTCRWGLAWSFVPPSRKIVSSSATEKNNLSFMLEGIQRQYSAIHVLQSVESFLCSCGASCKIDSTSFKIDVIASKDQCESILNTETQNIFATPSCPYELGMSNGPNDLQSSDLHLSISVFQQIPGTLLVKGFLHQKESTGVFFLIFQKLEEFLKQKFCRPKTSAEPSCTERKR, translated from the exons atgccgagcaagaagaggaagagagtTCAAGAAAGAGCGGCAATTCACCCTCGGAATAAATACTCCGAAAACCCGCCAGATTTCGGAGCCTTGGCGTCCATTTATCCCTCTTTCAAGCCTTACGTGTTCTACTCTTCTCGAGATGGTCGGCCCAGAATCGATTGGACTGATTACAATGCCACCCGTGAGCTCACCAGAGTCTTGCTTCTCCATGATCATGGCCTCAACTG GTGGATTCCTGATGGACAGCTTTGTCCTACTGTTCCTAACAGATCCAATTACATCCACTGGATAGAAGACCTCTTGTCATCAGACATTATCCCGGATTGTCGAGCTGATGGGGATGCTGTAAAGGGTTTTGACATAGGAACTGGGGCCAACTGCATTTATCCTCTTCTTGGTGCGTCTCTACTTGGTTGGAGATTTGTTGCTTCAG ATGTTACTGATGTTGCATTGGAGTGGGCTGAAAGAAATGTTACAAGTAATCCACATATCtctgaattgattgaaattagaAAAGTTGACAATGCAAAGACAATAGTTGAAGAGAAAGACTTGCATAGTGGACTTGGCAGAGATAACGAAAGCATTGAAGATTTGGGCAACACAAGAGCTGTTATGATAGGGCCTGAACCATCATCTTCTCTCGAGTTACAATCTATGGTTGAGAAGAATTATCATGGCCCACCGATACTTGCAGGTGTTGTTAAGGATGAGGAGAAATTTGACTTCTGCATGTGTAATCCTCCCTTCTTTGAGACAATGGAGGAAGCAGGATTGAATCCAAAGACTGCATGTGGTGGGACTGCACAGGAGATGGTTTGTCCTGGTGGGGAAAAAGCTTTCATTACTCGAATAGTTGAAGATAGTGTTCAATTAAAGCAATCTTTTCGGTATATATGTTCAGAATCTTGTTTGATTCCTAG GTGGTACACTTCAATGATTGGAAGAAAATCAAATCTGAAAATCCTAATATCCAGGCTTCGGGAAGTTGGAGTCACCGTGGTGAAGACAACAGAATTTGTGCAAGGCCAAACTTGTAGATGGGGCCTTGCTTGGTCATTTGTACCTCCATCTAGGAAGATTGTATCATCCAGTGCTACTGAGAAGAATAACCTATCTTTCATGCTTGAG GGTATTCAGCGCCAATATAGTGCTATTCACGTGTTGCAATCAGTGGAGTCCTTTTTGTGCAGTTGTGGTGCTTCTTGCAAAATAGATTCCACCTCCTTCAAGATTGAT GTTATTGCTTCCAAAGATCAATGTGAGTCGATCCTTAACACTGAGACACAAAATATATTTGCCACTCCAAGCTGTCCATATGAATTGGGGATGTCAAATGGTCCAAATGACCTTCAATCCAGTGACCTGCACCTTAGCATTTCG GTCTTTCAGCAAATTCCAGGCACACTTCTAGTTAAAGGCTTTCTGCACCAGAAAGAAAGTACAG GGGTATTCTTCTTAATATTTCAGAAATTGGAAGAATTTTTGAAACAGAAATTTTGTAGACCAAAGACATCTGCTGAGCCTTCCTGCACTGAGCGAAAGAGATAG
- the LOC113694902 gene encoding uncharacterized protein isoform X2 produces the protein MPSKKRKRVQERAAIHPRNKYSENPPDFGALASIYPSFKPYVFYSSRDGRPRIDWTDYNATRELTRVLLLHDHGLNWWIPDGQLCPTVPNRSNYIHWIEDLLSSDIIPDCRADGDAVKGFDIGTGANCIYPLLGASLLGWRFVASDVTDVALEWAERNVTSNPHISELIEIRKVDNAKTIVEEKDLHSGLGRDNESIEDLGNTRAVMIGPEPSSSLELQSMVEKNYHGPPILAGVVKDEEKFDFCMCNPPFFETMEEAGLNPKTACGGTAQEMVCPGGEKAFITRIVEDSVQLKQSFRWYTSMIGRKSNLKILISRLREVGVTVVKTTEFVQGQTCRWGLAWSFVPPSRKIVSSSATEKNNLSFMLEGIQRQYSAIHVLQSVESFLCSCGASCKIDSTSFKIDVIASKDQCESILNTETQNIFATPSCPYELGMSNGPNDLQSSDLHLSISVFQQIPGTLLVKGFLHQKESTGVFFLIFQKLEEFLKQKFCRPKTSAEPSCTERKR, from the exons atgccgagcaagaagaggaagagagtTCAAGAAAGAGCGGCAATTCACCCTCGGAATAAATACTCCGAAAACCCGCCAGATTTCGGAGCCTTGGCGTCCATTTATCCCTCTTTCAAGCCTTACGTGTTCTACTCTTCTCGAGATGGTCGGCCCAGAATCGATTGGACTGATTACAATGCCACCCGTGAGCTCACCAGAGTCTTGCTTCTCCATGATCATGGCCTCAACTG GTGGATTCCTGATGGACAGCTTTGTCCTACTGTTCCTAACAGATCCAATTACATCCACTGGATAGAAGACCTCTTGTCATCAGACATTATCCCGGATTGTCGAGCTGATGGGGATGCTGTAAAGGGTTTTGACATAGGAACTGGGGCCAACTGCATTTATCCTCTTCTTGGTGCGTCTCTACTTGGTTGGAGATTTGTTGCTTCAG ATGTTACTGATGTTGCATTGGAGTGGGCTGAAAGAAATGTTACAAGTAATCCACATATCtctgaattgattgaaattagaAAAGTTGACAATGCAAAGACAATAGTTGAAGAGAAAGACTTGCATAGTGGACTTGGCAGAGATAACGAAAGCATTGAAGATTTGGGCAACACAAGAGCTGTTATGATAGGGCCTGAACCATCATCTTCTCTCGAGTTACAATCTATGGTTGAGAAGAATTATCATGGCCCACCGATACTTGCAGGTGTTGTTAAGGATGAGGAGAAATTTGACTTCTGCATGTGTAATCCTCCCTTCTTTGAGACAATGGAGGAAGCAGGATTGAATCCAAAGACTGCATGTGGTGGGACTGCACAGGAGATGGTTTGTCCTGGTGGGGAAAAAGCTTTCATTACTCGAATAGTTGAAGATAGTGTTCAATTAAAGCAATCTTTTCG GTGGTACACTTCAATGATTGGAAGAAAATCAAATCTGAAAATCCTAATATCCAGGCTTCGGGAAGTTGGAGTCACCGTGGTGAAGACAACAGAATTTGTGCAAGGCCAAACTTGTAGATGGGGCCTTGCTTGGTCATTTGTACCTCCATCTAGGAAGATTGTATCATCCAGTGCTACTGAGAAGAATAACCTATCTTTCATGCTTGAG GGTATTCAGCGCCAATATAGTGCTATTCACGTGTTGCAATCAGTGGAGTCCTTTTTGTGCAGTTGTGGTGCTTCTTGCAAAATAGATTCCACCTCCTTCAAGATTGAT GTTATTGCTTCCAAAGATCAATGTGAGTCGATCCTTAACACTGAGACACAAAATATATTTGCCACTCCAAGCTGTCCATATGAATTGGGGATGTCAAATGGTCCAAATGACCTTCAATCCAGTGACCTGCACCTTAGCATTTCG GTCTTTCAGCAAATTCCAGGCACACTTCTAGTTAAAGGCTTTCTGCACCAGAAAGAAAGTACAG GGGTATTCTTCTTAATATTTCAGAAATTGGAAGAATTTTTGAAACAGAAATTTTGTAGACCAAAGACATCTGCTGAGCCTTCCTGCACTGAGCGAAAGAGATAG